Proteins from a genomic interval of Neodiprion lecontei isolate iyNeoLeco1 chromosome 2, iyNeoLeco1.1, whole genome shotgun sequence:
- the LOC107222590 gene encoding uncharacterized protein LOC107222590 isoform X2: MSGEQFSLVWNSFPTNLSSGLYTLLNDEQLVDVTLAAEGQILQAHKLILSVCSTYFKELFKKDNSVTDNNVPTPGENHQEQSRELESILEAVSNLERKSLNDETFVATLQEEIAPIPETSETLNSSQDPVSPPPMKSVYDKASDQRRITQPDSIVRDILNRTSEDFQQMEENVTDEPLDYTSDIARLSKTKNEPVDYTSDIDFDLVCNKEFAKQENLDRQNSNLHAQSNLTANKCFENSQLLTYNPSNQDEPLPFSHLEETFGTDFSFNGGNYSRGRKTVKGIPGSSLPLETTLRVVSELGPTIRVERGKVIRMYSCPWCLRHFTRKENLKLHVRYIHGPLESLTCKLCGNKYKNSNSLRVHSYLYHNAKRNKHSKPAHAGM; this comes from the exons ATGTCTGGCGAACAGTTTTCGCTAGTATGGAACAGCTTCCCAACAAATTTGTCTTCGGGTTTATATACCTTGCTTAACGACGAACAGCTTGTCGATGTAACACTCGCGGCGGAAGGTCAAATTTTACAAGCACATAAGCTGATTTTGTCAGTATGCAGCACTTACTTCAAGGAACTCTTCAAG AAAGATAACTCAGTTACCGACAACAACGTTCCAACGCCTGGAGAGAATCATCAAGAACAATCTAGGGAACTAGAGAGTATTCTTGAAGCAGTATCGAACTTGGAAAGAAAGTCTCTTAACGATGAAACATTTGTGGCAACTCTACAGGAAGAAATTGCACCCATCCCTGAAACTAGTGAAACATTGAATTCGTCACAAGATCCGGTATCTCCTCCACCGATGAAATCTGTATATGATAAAGCTTCTGACCAACGAAGAATCACCCAGCCTGATAGTATTGTACGTGACATATTGAATAGAACATCTGAAGACTTTCAACAAATGGAAGAGAATGTCACAGACGAGCCATTAGACTATACCTCAGATATTGCTCGCTtgtcgaaaacgaaaaatgaaccGGTTGATTACACATCTGACATAGACTTCGACCTGGTCTGCAATAAGGAATTTGCTAAGCAGGAGAATTTAGATCGTCAGAACAGTAATCTACATGCACAAAGTAACTTGACAGCAAATA agtgttttgaaaattcacaactTCTTACTTATAATCCAAGCAACCAGGATGAACCTCTAC CATTCAGCCACTTGGAAGAAACTTTTGGTAcggatttttcattcaatggAGGTAACTACAGCCGAGGCCGCAAAACAGTGAAGGGCATCCCAGGCAGCAGTTTGCCTTTGGAAACAACACTGCGTGTTGTTTCTGAACTAGGGCCAACCATACGAGTCGAGAGAGGAAAAGTTATTCGCATGTATTCATGTCCGTGGTGCCTGCGTCACTTTACTCGTAAAGAGAATCTCAAATTACACGTTCGCTATATTCACGGACCTCTTGAAAGTCTGACATGTAAACTGTGTGgtaataaatacaaaaatagtAACAGTCTTCGCGTACACTCTTATCTCTATCATAATGcaaagagaaacaaacataGTAAACCAGCACATGCTGGTatgtaa
- the LOC107222590 gene encoding zinc finger and BTB domain-containing protein 6 isoform X1, with translation MSGEQFSLVWNSFPTNLSSGLYTLLNDEQLVDVTLAAEGQILQAHKLILSVCSTYFKELFKMNSCKHPIVILKDVNYRDLSALLHFMYQGEVRVKQEDLASFLKVAETLQIKGLTKDKSEKDNSVTDNNVPTPGENHQEQSRELESILEAVSNLERKSLNDETFVATLQEEIAPIPETSETLNSSQDPVSPPPMKSVYDKASDQRRITQPDSIVRDILNRTSEDFQQMEENVTDEPLDYTSDIARLSKTKNEPVDYTSDIDFDLVCNKEFAKQENLDRQNSNLHAQSNLTANKCFENSQLLTYNPSNQDEPLPFSHLEETFGTDFSFNGGNYSRGRKTVKGIPGSSLPLETTLRVVSELGPTIRVERGKVIRMYSCPWCLRHFTRKENLKLHVRYIHGPLESLTCKLCGNKYKNSNSLRVHSYLYHNAKRNKHSKPAHAGM, from the exons ATGTCTGGCGAACAGTTTTCGCTAGTATGGAACAGCTTCCCAACAAATTTGTCTTCGGGTTTATATACCTTGCTTAACGACGAACAGCTTGTCGATGTAACACTCGCGGCGGAAGGTCAAATTTTACAAGCACATAAGCTGATTTTGTCAGTATGCAGCACTTACTTCAAGGAACTCTTCAAG ATGAATTCTTGCAAACATCCGATAGTTATTCTCAAAGATGTTAATTACCGTGATTTGTCTGCTCTTCTGCATTTCATGTATCAAGGTGAAGTTCGTGTCAAACAGGAAGATCTTGCCAGCTTTTTAAAAGTAGCTGAAACCTTGCAAATCAAAGGTCTCACTAAAGACAAGAGTGAG AAAGATAACTCAGTTACCGACAACAACGTTCCAACGCCTGGAGAGAATCATCAAGAACAATCTAGGGAACTAGAGAGTATTCTTGAAGCAGTATCGAACTTGGAAAGAAAGTCTCTTAACGATGAAACATTTGTGGCAACTCTACAGGAAGAAATTGCACCCATCCCTGAAACTAGTGAAACATTGAATTCGTCACAAGATCCGGTATCTCCTCCACCGATGAAATCTGTATATGATAAAGCTTCTGACCAACGAAGAATCACCCAGCCTGATAGTATTGTACGTGACATATTGAATAGAACATCTGAAGACTTTCAACAAATGGAAGAGAATGTCACAGACGAGCCATTAGACTATACCTCAGATATTGCTCGCTtgtcgaaaacgaaaaatgaaccGGTTGATTACACATCTGACATAGACTTCGACCTGGTCTGCAATAAGGAATTTGCTAAGCAGGAGAATTTAGATCGTCAGAACAGTAATCTACATGCACAAAGTAACTTGACAGCAAATA agtgttttgaaaattcacaactTCTTACTTATAATCCAAGCAACCAGGATGAACCTCTAC CATTCAGCCACTTGGAAGAAACTTTTGGTAcggatttttcattcaatggAGGTAACTACAGCCGAGGCCGCAAAACAGTGAAGGGCATCCCAGGCAGCAGTTTGCCTTTGGAAACAACACTGCGTGTTGTTTCTGAACTAGGGCCAACCATACGAGTCGAGAGAGGAAAAGTTATTCGCATGTATTCATGTCCGTGGTGCCTGCGTCACTTTACTCGTAAAGAGAATCTCAAATTACACGTTCGCTATATTCACGGACCTCTTGAAAGTCTGACATGTAAACTGTGTGgtaataaatacaaaaatagtAACAGTCTTCGCGTACACTCTTATCTCTATCATAATGcaaagagaaacaaacataGTAAACCAGCACATGCTGGTatgtaa
- the LOC107222593 gene encoding uncharacterized protein LOC107222593 isoform X1 gives MHGYRVHMPHACYLRTCIARDMAKNRKNMDNSDYSLKWNNFTSNLTCGFLSHLSDHELVDVTLAVEGKLLQAHKLVLSVCSPYFKEIFKANPCTHPVVVLKDMGYSQVEALLKFMYKGEVNVSHNELASFLKIAEALKIKGLAGDQNSHSDSPIESDTPLPPSELIEEVDFDVATCSNPNTGETCSETLDGNRPVKRLRESTRSRSLTPKRNRTSPPALKEMEYLKESPHSIKAKSEPEDFDVTDEPYFLDQPLEQFLNSQNDAEKGFLDGGGGELTDQPSMNSPMPSACSQGGEGVQEQNGRAMRRLHLNGFVYHAAYSINRGPGIRTYWRCQDNYKGKCKARCISEDNLILRINGTHNHDRRISEYSCYFFSSGKKIEANVSYCLPIASNM, from the exons ATGCATGGGTATAGAGTGCATATGCCGCATGCGTGCTATCTTCGTACCTGCATAG CTCGAGATATGGCCAAGAATCGAAAGAACATGGACAATTCAGATTATTCTTTGAAATGGAATAATTTCACCTCTAATTTAACTTGTGGTTTCCTCTCACATCTCAGCGATCATGAATTAGTTGATGTAACGCTGGCCGTTGAAGGAAAACTCCTGCAAGCTCACAAGCTTGTTTTATCGGTTTGCAGCCCGTACttcaaagaaatattcaaG GCAAACCCATGCACTCATCCCGTCGTTGTCTTAAAGGACATGGGCTACTCGCAAGTAGAGGCGCTGTTGAAATTTATGTACAAAGGTGAAGTAAACGTTAGTCATAACGAGCTAGCCTCGTTCTTAAAAATCGCAGAAGCACTGAAGATAAAAGGTTTAGCCGGCGACCAGAATAGCCACAGT GATTCACCGATAGAGAGCGACACGCCTCTTCCTCCTTCCGAACTAATCGAAGAAGTAGACTTCGATGTGGCTACTTGTTCTAATCCCAATACCGGTGAAACGTGTTCGGAAACTTTAGATGGAAATAGGCCTGTAAAAAGGCTACGAGAATCAACGAGGTCTCGTTCCTTGACCCCCAAACGAAACAGAACCTCACCTCCAGCTTTGAAAGAAATGGAATATTTAAAAGAGAGTCCGCACAGTATTAAAGCAAAGTCTGAACCAGAGGATTTCGACGTAACAGACGAGCCATATTTTCTAGACCAACCGTTGGAGCAGTTTTTAAACTCTCAAAATGACGCAGAGAAAG GTTTTCTCGACGGAGGTGGTGGTGAGCTAACTGATCAACCATCCATGAATAGTCCAATGCCTTCGGCATGTTCACAAGGAGGAGAAGGCGTCCAAG aacAAAATGGTAGAGCGATGCGACGGCTTCACTTGAATGGGTTTGTCTACCATGCAGCCTACAGTATTAACAGAGGTCCTGGAATTAGAACCTATTGGAGGTGCCAAGACAACTATAAAGGGAAATGCAAAGCTCGTTGCATTTCGGAAGATAACTTAATATTAAGAATCAATGGAACGCACAATCATGATAGACGAATATCCGAATATTCTTGctattttttctcctccggCAAGAAAATCGAAGCTAACGTTTCGTATTGTTTACCAATTGCCTCGAATATGTAA
- the LOC107222593 gene encoding uncharacterized protein LOC107222593 isoform X3 — MHGYRVHMPHACYLRTCIARDMAKNRKNMDNSDYSLKWNNFTSNLTCGFLSHLSDHELVDVTLAVEGKLLQAHKLVLSVCSPYFKEIFKANPCTHPVVVLKDMGYSQVEALLKFMYKGEVNVSHNELASFLKIAEALKIKGLAGDQNSHSDSPIESDTPLPPSELIEEVDFDVATCSNPNTGETCSETLDGNRPVKRLRESTRSRSLTPKRNRTSPPALKEMEYLKESPHSIKAKSEPEDFDVTDEPYFLDQPLEQFLNSQNDAEKGFLDGGGGELTDQPSMNSPMPSACSQGGEGVQGLLSFIRSSRGNLQLVHEGHIYTVHSRAGVKTYWKCIYRSSLGKCQARCYTKHGCAVVSQPTVPPHDSHLKTIEKHSKAGKMVHTLRY; from the exons ATGCATGGGTATAGAGTGCATATGCCGCATGCGTGCTATCTTCGTACCTGCATAG CTCGAGATATGGCCAAGAATCGAAAGAACATGGACAATTCAGATTATTCTTTGAAATGGAATAATTTCACCTCTAATTTAACTTGTGGTTTCCTCTCACATCTCAGCGATCATGAATTAGTTGATGTAACGCTGGCCGTTGAAGGAAAACTCCTGCAAGCTCACAAGCTTGTTTTATCGGTTTGCAGCCCGTACttcaaagaaatattcaaG GCAAACCCATGCACTCATCCCGTCGTTGTCTTAAAGGACATGGGCTACTCGCAAGTAGAGGCGCTGTTGAAATTTATGTACAAAGGTGAAGTAAACGTTAGTCATAACGAGCTAGCCTCGTTCTTAAAAATCGCAGAAGCACTGAAGATAAAAGGTTTAGCCGGCGACCAGAATAGCCACAGT GATTCACCGATAGAGAGCGACACGCCTCTTCCTCCTTCCGAACTAATCGAAGAAGTAGACTTCGATGTGGCTACTTGTTCTAATCCCAATACCGGTGAAACGTGTTCGGAAACTTTAGATGGAAATAGGCCTGTAAAAAGGCTACGAGAATCAACGAGGTCTCGTTCCTTGACCCCCAAACGAAACAGAACCTCACCTCCAGCTTTGAAAGAAATGGAATATTTAAAAGAGAGTCCGCACAGTATTAAAGCAAAGTCTGAACCAGAGGATTTCGACGTAACAGACGAGCCATATTTTCTAGACCAACCGTTGGAGCAGTTTTTAAACTCTCAAAATGACGCAGAGAAAG GTTTTCTCGACGGAGGTGGTGGTGAGCTAACTGATCAACCATCCATGAATAGTCCAATGCCTTCGGCATGTTCACAAGGAGGAGAAGGCGTCCAAG GCCTCTTGTCGTTTATACGGAGTTCCAGAGGTAATCTTCAGCTGGTTCACGAAGGTCACATCTACACGGTACATTCCAGGGCGGGTGTCAAAACTTATTGGAAATGTATATACCGTTCGTCGCTTGGTAAATGTCAAGCGAGGTGTTACACAAAACATGGTTGTGCCGTAGTGTCTCAGCCGACAGTTCCGCCACACGATTCTCATCTTAAAACCATCGAAAAACATAGCAAGGCTGGAAAAATGGTTCATACTCTCAGATATTAG
- the LOC107222593 gene encoding uncharacterized protein LOC107222593 isoform X2 — translation MHGYRVHMPHACYLRTCIARDMAKNRKNMDNSDYSLKWNNFTSNLTCGFLSHLSDHELVDVTLAVEGKLLQAHKLVLSVCSPYFKEIFKANPCTHPVVVLKDMGYSQVEALLKFMYKGEVNVSHNELASFLKIAEALKIKGLAGDQNSHSDSPIESDTPLPPSELIEEVDFDVATCSNPNTGETCSETLDGNRPVKRLRESTRSRSLTPKRNRTSPPALKEMEYLKESPHSIKAKSEPEDFDVTDEPYFLDQPLEQFLNSQNDAEKGFLDGGGGELTDQPSMNSPMPSACSQGGEGVQVVEPVTYRLSARGRPQLVYEGYVYNLTSRSEVLNRSHYRCAEQHRGCRGKCAVIAERFMPTGVRNHNHPPGYQSEYHYRKKKGLDTDII, via the exons ATGCATGGGTATAGAGTGCATATGCCGCATGCGTGCTATCTTCGTACCTGCATAG CTCGAGATATGGCCAAGAATCGAAAGAACATGGACAATTCAGATTATTCTTTGAAATGGAATAATTTCACCTCTAATTTAACTTGTGGTTTCCTCTCACATCTCAGCGATCATGAATTAGTTGATGTAACGCTGGCCGTTGAAGGAAAACTCCTGCAAGCTCACAAGCTTGTTTTATCGGTTTGCAGCCCGTACttcaaagaaatattcaaG GCAAACCCATGCACTCATCCCGTCGTTGTCTTAAAGGACATGGGCTACTCGCAAGTAGAGGCGCTGTTGAAATTTATGTACAAAGGTGAAGTAAACGTTAGTCATAACGAGCTAGCCTCGTTCTTAAAAATCGCAGAAGCACTGAAGATAAAAGGTTTAGCCGGCGACCAGAATAGCCACAGT GATTCACCGATAGAGAGCGACACGCCTCTTCCTCCTTCCGAACTAATCGAAGAAGTAGACTTCGATGTGGCTACTTGTTCTAATCCCAATACCGGTGAAACGTGTTCGGAAACTTTAGATGGAAATAGGCCTGTAAAAAGGCTACGAGAATCAACGAGGTCTCGTTCCTTGACCCCCAAACGAAACAGAACCTCACCTCCAGCTTTGAAAGAAATGGAATATTTAAAAGAGAGTCCGCACAGTATTAAAGCAAAGTCTGAACCAGAGGATTTCGACGTAACAGACGAGCCATATTTTCTAGACCAACCGTTGGAGCAGTTTTTAAACTCTCAAAATGACGCAGAGAAAG GTTTTCTCGACGGAGGTGGTGGTGAGCTAACTGATCAACCATCCATGAATAGTCCAATGCCTTCGGCATGTTCACAAGGAGGAGAAGGCGTCCAAG TTGTGGAACCAGTAACTTACAGACTATCCGCACGAGGCCGCCCACAATTGGTCTATGAAGGATATGTGTATAATCTGACATCGCGCTCTGAAGTATTGAATCGATCCCATTATCGGTGCGCCGAACAACACCGTGGTTGTCGCGGCAAATGTGCAGTCATCGCCGAAAGGTTCATGCCCACCGGAGTTCGCAACCATAACCACCCTCCCGGTTACCAATCAGAATACCATTacaggaagaaaaaaggaCTAGATACAGATATTATTTAA
- the LOC107222593 gene encoding protein tramtrack, beta isoform isoform X4 → MAKNRKNMDNSDYSLKWNNFTSNLTCGFLSHLSDHELVDVTLAVEGKLLQAHKLVLSVCSPYFKEIFKANPCTHPVVVLKDMGYSQVEALLKFMYKGEVNVSHNELASFLKIAEALKIKGLAGDQNSHSDSPIESDTPLPPSELIEEVDFDVATCSNPNTGETCSETLDGNRPVKRLRESTRSRSLTPKRNRTSPPALKEMEYLKESPHSIKAKSEPEDFDVTDEPYFLDQPLEQFLNSQNDAEKGFLDGGGGELTDQPSMNSPMPSACSQGGEGVQEQNGRAMRRLHLNGFVYHAAYSINRGPGIRTYWRCQDNYKGKCKARCISEDNLILRINGTHNHDRRISEYSCYFFSSGKKIEANVSYCLPIASNM, encoded by the exons ATGGCCAAGAATCGAAAGAACATGGACAATTCAGATTATTCTTTGAAATGGAATAATTTCACCTCTAATTTAACTTGTGGTTTCCTCTCACATCTCAGCGATCATGAATTAGTTGATGTAACGCTGGCCGTTGAAGGAAAACTCCTGCAAGCTCACAAGCTTGTTTTATCGGTTTGCAGCCCGTACttcaaagaaatattcaaG GCAAACCCATGCACTCATCCCGTCGTTGTCTTAAAGGACATGGGCTACTCGCAAGTAGAGGCGCTGTTGAAATTTATGTACAAAGGTGAAGTAAACGTTAGTCATAACGAGCTAGCCTCGTTCTTAAAAATCGCAGAAGCACTGAAGATAAAAGGTTTAGCCGGCGACCAGAATAGCCACAGT GATTCACCGATAGAGAGCGACACGCCTCTTCCTCCTTCCGAACTAATCGAAGAAGTAGACTTCGATGTGGCTACTTGTTCTAATCCCAATACCGGTGAAACGTGTTCGGAAACTTTAGATGGAAATAGGCCTGTAAAAAGGCTACGAGAATCAACGAGGTCTCGTTCCTTGACCCCCAAACGAAACAGAACCTCACCTCCAGCTTTGAAAGAAATGGAATATTTAAAAGAGAGTCCGCACAGTATTAAAGCAAAGTCTGAACCAGAGGATTTCGACGTAACAGACGAGCCATATTTTCTAGACCAACCGTTGGAGCAGTTTTTAAACTCTCAAAATGACGCAGAGAAAG GTTTTCTCGACGGAGGTGGTGGTGAGCTAACTGATCAACCATCCATGAATAGTCCAATGCCTTCGGCATGTTCACAAGGAGGAGAAGGCGTCCAAG aacAAAATGGTAGAGCGATGCGACGGCTTCACTTGAATGGGTTTGTCTACCATGCAGCCTACAGTATTAACAGAGGTCCTGGAATTAGAACCTATTGGAGGTGCCAAGACAACTATAAAGGGAAATGCAAAGCTCGTTGCATTTCGGAAGATAACTTAATATTAAGAATCAATGGAACGCACAATCATGATAGACGAATATCCGAATATTCTTGctattttttctcctccggCAAGAAAATCGAAGCTAACGTTTCGTATTGTTTACCAATTGCCTCGAATATGTAA